The following are encoded together in the Thunnus albacares chromosome 7, fThuAlb1.1, whole genome shotgun sequence genome:
- the LOC122985301 gene encoding ETS domain-containing protein Elk-3-like, with product MDSAITLWQFLLQLLLDQSHKHLICWTSTDGEFKLLKSEEVAKLWGLRKNKTNMNYDKLSRALRYYYDKNIIKKVIGQKFVYKFVSFPEILKMDPQAVEMGLASGRFPLQEGEAPELEVEEEEEEEGEEEAQRRTLAALGAQQCRNDYLRSGLYSSFSISSLQNQPELLRALRERQEEPRSVIRFGTNAHERSSPPSVKPESYVSPRPSKLPSHSHSPSSPLTQPGHSWSPAAKEEEEDSDQSAQPLNLSSGHRERALQPPEKRSSSSSSSSSGRSSSTSSSSNQGDGLPPKSKKPKALEISAPSLLLAGSDIGSIALNSPALPSGSLTPAFFTAQTPSGLLLAHSPLLSGIHFWSSLSPVAPLSPARLQGHSSLFQFPSLINGHMPVPLPNLEGTPSSLLLSPTTHKS from the exons ATGGACAGCGCCATCACTCTGTGGCAGTTCCTGCTTCAGTTGCTGCTGGACCAGAGTCACAAGCACCTGATATGTTGGACGTCCACGGATGGCGAGTTCAAGCTTCTGAAGTCAGAGGAAGTAGCCAAGCTGTGGGGGCTACGCAAGAACAAGACCAACATGAACTACGACAAGCTAAGCAGAGCCCTGCGCTACTACTACGACAAG aaCATCATCAAGAAGGTGATTGGCCAGAAGTTTGTCTATAAGTTTGTGTCCTTCCCTGAGATCCTGAAGATGGACCCCCAGGCGGTGGAGATGGGCCTGGCTTCTGGAAGGTTTCCCCTCCAGGAAGGAGAGGCCCCCGAGCTGgaagtagaggaggaggaggaagaggaaggggaggaggaggcccAGAGGAGGACCCTGGCAGCCCTGGGGGCTCAGCAGTGTCGGAACGACTACCTTCGCTCAGGTCTCTATTCCTCCTTCAGCATCAGCTCCCTTCAGAACCAGCCCGAGCTGCTCCGCGCCCTGCGGGAGCGCCAGGAGGAGCCACGCTCAGTCATCCGCTTTGGCACCAACGCTCACGAGAGGAGCTCCCCTCCATCTGTCAAACCCGAATCCTACGTCTCCCCCAGGCCATCCAAACTCCCCTCTCATTCCCACTCCCCGTCCTCCCCCCTCACCCAACCTGGCCATAGCTGGAGCCCTGCAgccaaagaggaggaggaggactctGACCAGAGCGCTCAGCCCCTCAACCTCTCCTCTGGGCACAGGGAGCGAGCCCTGCAGCCTCCTGaaaagaggagcagcagcagcagcagcagcagcagcggtagAAGTAGCTCTACTTCTAGTAGTAGTAACCAAGGAGATGGACTCCCACCAAAAAGCAAAAAGCCCAAAGCTCTGGAGATCTCCGCCCCGTCCCTGCTACTTGCGGGGAGTGACATCGGCTCCATCGCCCTTAACAGCCCGGCACTGCCATCTGGCTCCCTCACTCCTGCCTTCTTCACTGCACAG ACTCCTTCTGGTTTGCTGCTGGCTCACAGTCCGCTGTTGTCAGGCATCCACTTCTGGAGCAGCCTAAGCCCCGTCGCTCCGCTCAGCCCCGCCCGGCTGCAGGGCCACAGCTCCTTGTTCCAg TTCCCCAGCCTAATCAACGGACACATGCCTGTCCCCCTGCCAAACCTGGAAGGAACACCCTCCTCCCTGCTCCTGTCCCCCACCACCCACAAATCCTGA